Proteins from one Hemitrygon akajei unplaced genomic scaffold, sHemAka1.3 Scf000047, whole genome shotgun sequence genomic window:
- the LOC140720783 gene encoding uncharacterized protein isoform X1 has translation MAHQRVHTGERLFTCSVCEKRFTQSSHLHSHQRVHTGEKPFTCSVCGKGFTQSSTLQSHQRVHTGERPFTCSECGKGFTRSSQLLAHQHIHTGEWPFPCSECGKGFTKSSTLLVHQRVHTGEKPFSCSVCGKRFIQSSYLQSHQRVHTGEKPFSCSVCGKRFTQSSHLQSHQRVHTGERPFTCSDCGKRFTQSSILHSHQRVHTGERPFTCSECGKRFSDSSSLQKHQRVHTGEKPFTCSECGKQFSDSSSLQKHQRVHTGEKPFTCSECGKRFTQLSQLQRHHRVHTGEKPFTCSVCGKRFTDPSTLLSHQRVHTGERPFTCSECGKGFTRSSQLLAHQQVHTGEWPFTCSECGKLFTKSSTLLVHQRVHTGEKLFICSVCGKGFTDSSTLQRHQRVHTGEKPFTCSECGKRFTQSSHLLAHQSVHTGEKPFTCSECGKRFAHSSNLHSHQRVHTGEKPFTCSECGKRFTHSSTLQRHQRVHTGEKPFTCSECGKGFTQSSHLLAHQSVHTGERLFTCSDCGKGFIQSSNLQRHQQVHTREKPFTCSICGKGFTQSSQLLEHKSVHSGEWPLL, from the coding sequence atggcacaccagcgtgttcacactggggagaggctgttcacttgctcagtctgtgagaagagattcactcagtcatcccacctacacagtcaccagcgagttcacactggggagaagccattcacctgctcagtctgtgggaagggattcactcagtcatccaccctacagagtcatcagcgagttcacactggagagaggccattcacctgctcagagtgtgggaagggattcactcggtcatcccaactactggcacaccagcatattcacactggggagtggcctttcccgtgctcagaatgtgggaaaggattcactaagtcatccaccttactggtacatcagcgagttcacactggggagaagccattcagctgctcagtctgtgggaagagattcattcagtcatcctacctgcagagtcatcagcgagttcacactggggagaagccattcagctgctcagtctgtgggaagagattcactcagtcatcccacctacagagtcatcagcgagttcacaccggggagaggccgttcacctgctcagactgtggtaagagattcactcaatcttccatcctacatagtcatcagcgagttcacactggggagaggccgttcacttgctcagaatgtgggaagagattcagtgattcatccagcctacagaagcatcagcgagttcacactggggagaagccgttcacctgctcagaatgtgggaagcaaTTCAGTGATTCATCCAGCCtacagaaacatcagcgagttcacactggggagaagccgttcacctgctcagaatgtgggaagagattcactcagttatcccaactacagagacatcatcgagttcacactggggagaagccatttacctgctcagtctgtgggaagagattcactgatccatccaccctactgagtcatcagcgagttcacactggagagaggccattcacctgctcagagtgtgggaagggattcactcggtcatcccaactactggcacaccagcaagttcacactggggagtggcctttcacctgctcagaatgtgggaaactattcactaagtcatccaccttactggtacatcagcgagttcacactggggagaagctgttcatctgctcagtctgtgggaagggattcactgactcttccaccctacagagacatcagcgagtccacactggggagaagccattcacctgctcagaatgtgggaagagattcactcagtcatcccacctactggcacaccagtcagttcacactggggagaagccattcacctgctcagaatgtgggaagagattcgctcactcatccaacctacatagtcatcagcgagttcacactggagagaagccgttcacctgctcagaatgtgggaagagattcacacactCTTCCACCcttcagagacatcagcgagttcacactggggagaagccattcacctgctcagaatgtgggaagggattcactcagtcatcccacctactggcacaccagtcagttcacactggggagaggctgttcacctgctcagactgtgggaagggattcattcagtcatccaacctacagagacatcagcaagttcacactcgggagaagccattcacctgctcaatctgtgggaaaggattcactcagtcatcccaacttctggaacacaagtcagttcatagtggggagtggccattgttatga